In Candidatus Binataceae bacterium, one genomic interval encodes:
- a CDS encoding cyclic nucleotide-binding domain-containing protein — protein sequence MSGLPQEDADSALWARLANHPLFADFSAEQRTALLRAAAEPDSGLRLRRFSAGEVIGRKGEYELTLCCVLGGVVDLLDPVPHRQPILVSSVGAGEFFGELGAMGGLPRTLDIVGREDGELFEISRYALKFVEVNALARARLAQRYRDRAVRATVSQMDLFAGVTPEAIDHLVPRCEIARYELRGLPLLLQGEAADALYIVRDGFVQVVREQPDGGKRVLAYLRAGDFFGEMALFDNGPRTASVLTAGKCELIKIGREDFLELCRRFPQVEAQARAVIARRREQEARLTPEISELLAKSGQLGVIQSDALLVMDLDLCVECDNCVRACEALHGKSRLVRNGIQLGKYLIPAACRHCDDPKCMNSCPTGTIQRRPEGEIYFEYEKCIGCGNCAIACPYDNIAMVDTPTFDHAQSLKAKTMKDPAFFRPYPVAAHDASEPGLWSRMLAAVGGRKPAPSQAPVPTHIPASFPIKCDLCDGLPFMGCVHNCPTGAAMRIDPAELFEGTGAVREGARVRKAWGGRD from the coding sequence GTGTCTGGACTGCCGCAGGAGGATGCCGATTCGGCGCTGTGGGCGCGGCTGGCGAACCACCCACTGTTCGCCGACTTCAGCGCCGAGCAGCGCACGGCCTTGCTGCGCGCTGCCGCCGAGCCCGATTCGGGCTTGCGCCTGCGCCGCTTCTCGGCGGGCGAAGTCATCGGCCGCAAGGGTGAGTATGAGCTGACGCTGTGCTGCGTGCTCGGCGGCGTCGTCGATCTACTCGATCCCGTACCCCATCGCCAACCCATCCTGGTCAGCAGCGTGGGCGCAGGAGAATTTTTCGGCGAACTGGGCGCGATGGGCGGCCTGCCCCGCACCCTGGATATCGTCGGCCGCGAGGACGGCGAGCTGTTCGAGATCTCGCGCTATGCCCTGAAATTCGTCGAGGTTAATGCGCTGGCGCGCGCCCGCCTGGCTCAGCGCTATCGGGACCGGGCAGTGCGCGCCACGGTGTCTCAGATGGACTTGTTCGCCGGGGTCACGCCCGAGGCGATCGACCACCTGGTGCCGCGCTGCGAAATCGCTCGCTACGAACTGCGCGGCCTGCCCCTGCTGCTGCAGGGCGAGGCCGCCGACGCACTGTATATCGTGCGCGACGGTTTCGTTCAGGTGGTGCGCGAGCAGCCTGATGGCGGCAAGCGGGTGCTCGCTTATCTACGAGCCGGCGATTTTTTCGGTGAGATGGCCTTGTTCGACAACGGCCCGCGTACGGCCAGCGTGCTGACTGCGGGCAAATGCGAGCTGATCAAAATCGGACGCGAGGATTTTCTCGAGCTGTGCCGGCGCTTTCCCCAGGTCGAGGCCCAGGCCCGCGCGGTGATCGCGCGCCGGCGCGAGCAGGAGGCGCGCCTGACCCCGGAAATTTCCGAACTGCTGGCCAAAAGCGGCCAACTCGGGGTAATCCAGTCCGACGCCCTGCTGGTAATGGATCTTGATCTGTGCGTGGAATGCGACAATTGTGTCAGGGCCTGCGAAGCGCTGCACGGCAAGAGCCGTCTGGTTCGTAATGGCATCCAACTGGGCAAGTACCTGATTCCCGCCGCCTGCCGTCATTGCGACGATCCTAAATGCATGAACAGTTGCCCCACCGGCACCATCCAGCGCCGGCCCGAGGGTGAGATCTATTTCGAGTATGAAAAATGTATTGGCTGCGGCAACTGCGCGATCGCCTGTCCCTATGACAACATCGCGATGGTCGATACGCCCACTTTCGATCACGCGCAAAGCCTCAAGGCCAAGACCATGAAGGACCCGGCGTTCTTTCGGCCCTATCCGGTGGCCGCTCATGACGCCAGTGAGCCGGGGCTGTGGAGTCGAATGCTGGCGGCGGTGGGTGGACGCAAGCCGGCGCCATCCCAGGCGCCGGTACCCACGCACATCCCTGCCAGCTTCCCGATTAAGTGCGACCTGTGCGACGGCCTGCCATTCATGGGGTGCGTGCACAACTGTCCCACCGGCGCCGCGATGCGCATCGACCCAGCCGAGCTGTTCGAGGGCACCGGAGCAGTGCGCGAGGGGGCGCGGGTGCGCAAGGCATGGGGCGGCCGCGATTAA
- a CDS encoding LLM class flavin-dependent oxidoreductase: MKFGLFYELQYPRPWSTNGELELLEQALAQVALADQCGFDYVWTVEHHFLEEYAHSSAPEVFLAACSQRTRTIRLGHGVVLTAPPYNHPARVAERIAMLDLISHGRVEFGSGESSSEIELGGFNLARSDKRALWQEGLEVACRLMVEEPFSGHQGAYLRMPARNLVPKPLQKPHPPLWVACSERETIKRAARLGLGALSFAFISPQEARQWVDEYHSILERECEPIGYTVNPQIAIVVPMMCAQSQRQAWLKGGEGFRFFAYALGHYYVFGQHQPGRTDIYSQFKQAANMAAAAPPGFTCIGTPAEIGATLRAYEAAGVDQVAFVSQAGNNRHEDICRSLQLFATQVMPEFRQRELESATARQAHLAPIIDAALARKPAAAPAGEIAVVKAASGGVF; the protein is encoded by the coding sequence ATGAAGTTCGGCTTGTTCTACGAATTGCAATACCCTCGACCATGGAGCACCAATGGCGAACTGGAACTGCTTGAGCAGGCCTTGGCGCAGGTCGCTCTGGCCGACCAATGCGGCTTCGATTACGTCTGGACCGTGGAGCATCACTTCCTGGAGGAATACGCGCACAGCTCGGCGCCCGAGGTGTTTCTGGCCGCCTGCAGCCAGCGCACCCGTACCATTCGCCTGGGGCACGGAGTCGTGCTGACGGCGCCGCCCTATAATCATCCCGCGCGAGTGGCCGAGCGGATCGCGATGCTCGACCTGATAAGCCACGGCCGGGTGGAATTCGGCAGCGGCGAGTCCAGCTCCGAGATTGAGTTGGGGGGCTTCAACCTGGCGCGCTCAGACAAGCGCGCGCTGTGGCAGGAAGGGCTGGAGGTTGCCTGCCGCTTGATGGTGGAGGAACCATTCAGCGGTCATCAGGGCGCTTATCTGCGGATGCCGGCGCGCAACCTGGTGCCCAAGCCACTGCAAAAACCTCATCCGCCACTGTGGGTGGCTTGCTCCGAGCGCGAGACTATTAAGCGGGCCGCGCGCCTTGGGCTGGGCGCTCTTAGCTTCGCTTTTATCAGTCCCCAAGAAGCGCGCCAATGGGTGGACGAATATCACAGCATCCTGGAGCGGGAATGCGAGCCTATCGGCTATACGGTCAATCCCCAAATCGCGATCGTGGTGCCGATGATGTGCGCTCAAAGCCAGCGCCAGGCCTGGCTGAAAGGCGGCGAGGGGTTTCGCTTCTTTGCCTATGCCTTGGGCCATTACTACGTCTTCGGCCAGCATCAACCCGGTCGCACCGATATCTATTCGCAGTTCAAGCAAGCGGCCAACATGGCCGCGGCCGCGCCTCCAGGCTTCACCTGCATCGGCACTCCGGCGGAAATCGGCGCCACCCTGCGTGCCTATGAAGCTGCGGGTGTGGACCAGGTGGCATTTGTTTCGCAGGCGGGTAACAACCGCCATGAAGACATCTGCCGCTCATTGCAACTGTTTGCGACCCAGGTGATGCCCGAGTTCAGGCAGCGCGAGCTGGAATCCGCCACGGCCAGGCAGGCGCACCTTGCGCCGATTATCGACGCGGCCCTCGCACGCAAGCCCGCGGCCGCACCGGCGGGCGAGATCGCAGTGGTCAAAGCCGCCTCCGGCGGCGTCTTCTAA